From Pseudoxanthomonas sp. YR558, the proteins below share one genomic window:
- a CDS encoding restriction system-associated AAA family ATPase, with amino-acid sequence MKLLRLKITDPKGFRSLPCGFEHHFRTGWSLQDELERANDFAPFVCAGPNGSGKSNLLEALAAIFFQLEVLRVRRSFLPEALQDEVQENSPVAYELEYLIKLPKERRTSDSPTFAHVVVIKEAGGSLWLRWENHKALPSESFASSRLTDEERDLLLPQYVLGYSSGENEILSLPFFKMRFVQFDEYWNALSRQLSYPGHPETRLAYLDSGFSQAILLCNLLFQNEATLQPFREDVGIEALREFRIILRRRVPIDAVQLDAFDLADEDQKQERRNRLQAEARTRGLSESEISQSVDDWVRREIIKGNPALSETDEPGSARYRLNVLQLLEGDEKSSLVVSALKRCATLSYIDDASDTLVLDYRVNEATRQAFRDNFDGNALVLFRAFQVLLTLNLYAVSEALKADLYKSTSHYVGETVPTLASDQRIMRFKFVRFTKQGVVEPMMLKELSDGEHQLLHSIGLCLLFRETNSLFLLDEPETHFNPDWRANFISRLRQCLPGNGDFAQEMLITTHTPFLISDSKPEKVLVFAKDKSSGKVSIIQPDYNTLGASINKITMSTFGKRETIGGHAQTLLEMLRARFEEGIDDKEALITEIHQQLGDSVEKVLLINAILDADQRGDREVRG; translated from the coding sequence ATGAAGCTGCTGCGTCTCAAGATCACCGACCCCAAAGGCTTTCGAAGTCTGCCCTGCGGGTTCGAGCACCACTTCCGAACCGGATGGAGTTTGCAGGATGAGCTGGAGCGCGCGAACGACTTTGCGCCCTTCGTGTGCGCCGGCCCCAACGGCAGCGGAAAATCCAACCTGCTTGAAGCGCTTGCAGCCATCTTCTTTCAGTTGGAAGTGTTGCGCGTGCGCCGCAGCTTTCTGCCTGAGGCTCTCCAAGACGAGGTGCAGGAGAATTCGCCTGTTGCCTATGAACTCGAATACTTGATCAAGCTTCCAAAGGAACGCAGAACCTCCGACAGTCCAACGTTCGCCCACGTTGTGGTAATCAAAGAGGCAGGAGGGTCGCTCTGGCTACGCTGGGAGAACCACAAGGCATTGCCTTCCGAGAGCTTTGCTTCCAGTCGTCTGACAGATGAAGAGCGGGATCTCCTGCTGCCGCAATATGTGCTGGGCTACTCCTCGGGTGAGAACGAGATCCTCAGCCTGCCGTTCTTCAAAATGCGTTTCGTGCAATTCGACGAGTACTGGAATGCGTTGAGCCGGCAACTGAGCTATCCTGGCCACCCGGAGACACGCTTGGCCTATCTGGACAGTGGATTCAGCCAGGCCATCCTGCTGTGCAACCTGCTGTTTCAGAACGAGGCCACACTGCAGCCCTTCCGCGAGGATGTGGGTATCGAGGCCTTGCGGGAATTTCGCATCATCCTGCGCCGCCGAGTTCCCATCGACGCAGTGCAACTGGACGCCTTCGATCTTGCAGATGAAGATCAGAAGCAAGAGCGACGAAATCGACTACAGGCGGAAGCTCGAACACGCGGACTATCAGAGTCTGAGATCAGCCAATCAGTTGATGATTGGGTTCGCCGCGAGATCATCAAAGGCAATCCCGCACTGTCGGAAACTGATGAACCAGGAAGTGCCCGCTATCGTCTGAACGTGTTGCAGCTGCTGGAGGGCGACGAGAAGTCTTCATTGGTGGTGAGCGCGCTCAAGCGTTGTGCCACGCTCAGTTATATCGACGACGCCAGCGATACATTGGTGCTCGACTACCGGGTGAATGAGGCAACCCGGCAGGCATTTCGCGATAACTTCGATGGCAATGCCCTGGTGCTCTTTCGGGCGTTTCAGGTGCTGTTGACGCTCAACCTGTATGCCGTCAGCGAAGCTCTGAAGGCCGATCTCTACAAATCCACCAGCCACTACGTCGGCGAGACGGTGCCAACCTTGGCATCTGACCAGCGCATCATGCGCTTCAAGTTCGTGCGCTTCACCAAGCAGGGCGTGGTCGAGCCGATGATGCTCAAGGAGTTGTCGGACGGCGAGCATCAATTGCTGCATAGCATCGGCTTGTGCCTGCTATTCCGTGAGACCAACAGCCTGTTCCTGCTCGACGAGCCCGAAACGCACTTCAACCCTGACTGGCGTGCCAACTTCATAAGCCGCTTGCGCCAGTGCCTGCCCGGCAACGGTGATTTCGCGCAAGAGATGCTGATCACTACCCACACGCCGTTCCTGATTTCCGATAGCAAGCCGGAGAAGGTGCTTGTATTTGCCAAAGACAAATCCAGTGGCAAGGTCAGCATCATTCAACCGGACTACAACACGCTGGGCGCCTCGATCAACAAGATCACCATGAGCACCTTCGGTAAGCGCGAAACCATCGGCGGCCATGCGCAGACCCTGCTTGAGATGCTGCGGGCGCGTTTTGAAGAGGGTATCGACGACAAGGAAGCCTTGATCACGGAGATTCACCAGCAGCTCGGCGACTCTGTGGAGAAAGTGCTACTGATCAATGCCATCCTTGATGCTGATCAGCGGGGCGATAGGGAGGTGCGGGGCTGA
- a CDS encoding restriction endonuclease subunit S, translating to MRQERLSKLLDISIGRTPPRNEPSYWGKGHRWVSIRDLNSKVVTETKEQITDRAVIGARCKIVKKGTLLFSFKLTIGKMAFAGCDLFTNEAIAAFAIKDEKELHPEFLYYALQSATYGGSNQAVMGKTLNSKSLAEIEIPFPPFDDQIRIAHLLGKVEGLIAQRKQHLQQLDDLLKSVFLEMFGPGSPGYENWPLVEVRELAAKHKGAMRTGPFGSNLLHSEFSTDGDVAVLGIDNAVNNYFAWGERRFISNEKYQELQSYRVFPGDVIVTIMGTIGRSAVIPDDIPVAVNTKHLAAITLNREIANPVFLSYSIHSSPFVLNQFESKNRGAIMSGLNLGLIKETKIKRPHIELQNRFAKVHERVNQLKLRYQQSLADLEALYGALSQQAFKGELDLSRVPFPTSQMDQGDLKAKVELQPEIAANRPLSLPELPTTISLSNASGRKDALHFWVEAYLAMLSPGKMFDAAKLLDAMNFRLIVLDDADHDLAIDDYDFLKSWTFDALRDSRLEQTRNVTGHDDKGNPIFGNLIELRIAQT from the coding sequence ATGAGGCAGGAAAGGCTGTCCAAGCTTTTGGATATCTCCATTGGCAGAACACCGCCGAGAAACGAGCCGAGCTATTGGGGAAAGGGGCATCGCTGGGTTTCAATTCGCGATTTAAATTCGAAAGTCGTCACTGAGACGAAGGAGCAAATCACGGATCGAGCTGTAATAGGCGCCAGATGCAAAATCGTTAAGAAGGGAACTTTGCTATTCAGTTTCAAGCTAACCATTGGCAAGATGGCATTTGCAGGTTGCGATCTCTTCACAAACGAAGCGATTGCAGCCTTTGCAATCAAAGATGAAAAAGAGCTGCACCCAGAGTTTCTCTACTACGCATTGCAGTCGGCAACTTATGGCGGTTCAAACCAGGCCGTGATGGGCAAAACACTCAATTCAAAATCGCTGGCCGAAATTGAGATACCGTTCCCGCCATTCGACGACCAGATCCGCATTGCCCATCTGCTCGGCAAAGTGGAAGGGCTGATCGCCCAGCGCAAACAACACCTGCAACAACTCGACGACCTGCTTAAGAGCGTTTTTCTAGAGATGTTCGGACCTGGGAGCCCTGGCTATGAAAATTGGCCACTGGTGGAAGTTCGCGAGCTCGCGGCCAAGCATAAAGGCGCCATGCGAACGGGGCCGTTCGGCTCCAACTTATTGCATAGTGAATTCTCTACGGACGGGGACGTGGCAGTGTTGGGTATCGACAATGCCGTGAACAATTATTTTGCGTGGGGCGAGCGTCGCTTTATCTCGAATGAGAAATATCAGGAGCTCCAGAGTTATCGCGTCTTTCCGGGTGACGTGATCGTCACGATCATGGGGACCATCGGTCGCTCTGCAGTAATCCCTGACGACATTCCTGTCGCTGTAAACACTAAGCATCTTGCTGCAATTACGCTGAATCGGGAGATCGCAAACCCAGTTTTTCTTTCGTATTCGATTCATTCCAGTCCTTTTGTCCTAAATCAGTTCGAGAGCAAGAATCGCGGAGCGATCATGAGTGGACTCAACTTGGGCCTCATCAAAGAGACCAAGATAAAACGCCCACATATTGAGCTGCAAAACCGCTTTGCTAAGGTTCACGAACGCGTCAATCAGCTCAAGTTGCGTTATCAGCAGAGCCTTGCCGATCTTGAGGCACTCTATGGCGCTCTGAGCCAGCAGGCCTTCAAGGGTGAGCTGGATCTGTCGCGAGTCCCTTTCCCAACCTCGCAAATGGATCAGGGAGACCTAAAGGCCAAGGTCGAGCTGCAGCCAGAAATCGCAGCCAATCGACCTTTGTCACTTCCCGAGTTGCCAACAACGATATCGCTATCTAACGCATCCGGACGAAAGGATGCATTGCACTTCTGGGTTGAGGCCTACCTAGCCATGCTGTCGCCGGGGAAGATGTTCGATGCAGCGAAGCTGTTGGACGCCATGAACTTTCGTTTGATTGTGCTGGACGATGCCGACCACGACCTTGCTATAGACGACTACGATTTTCTGAAATCGTGGACTTTTGATGCGCTGCGCGACTCTCGTCTCGAGCAAACTCGTAACGTCACTGGCCATGATGACAAAGGAAATCCGATCTTCGGCAACCTCATTGAGCTTAGGATTGCTCAGACATGA
- a CDS encoding class I SAM-dependent DNA methyltransferase: MLQNNPELKSKIDQLWNKFWSGGISNPLTAIEQITYLLFMKRLDELDQKRQADARDGWSDPYQSRFEGTWIPPEERNWPVAEQRPIDKRTLRWSEFKRMQAEEMLQHVQGKVFPFLKDLNGAESNFTHHMKNAVFIIPKPALLVEAVKTIDDIFEVMEKDSEEKGQSFQDIQGDVYEYLLSEIATAGKNGQFRTPRHIIKLIVDLVQPQLGHKIADPACGSGGFLLGAYQYIVTQLAIKAGTKDLKPDEDGFIRTSVAAAFDEKRRAILSNSLWGYDIDQTMVRLGLMNLMMHGIDEPNIDYKDTLSKGYTEEAEYDIVLANPPFTGSIDKGDINEALQLATTKTELLFVENIYRLLKKGGTACVIVPQGVLFSSGGAFKTLRQMLVERCDLKAVITLPSGVFKPYAGVSTAILLFTKVWGPKDKVSKPATEHVWFYEMAADGYSLDDKRNKQKTPDGRDSWGDLQDIVTQYHTRDAASNADRTAQCFMVPLSEIADEKNNYDLSLSRYKQDVFEEVSYDAPGVILDRLLQAEVGEVDDTELTKVQSGIVRELLELKRMVG, encoded by the coding sequence ATGCTGCAAAACAACCCCGAACTCAAAAGCAAGATCGACCAGCTCTGGAACAAGTTCTGGAGCGGCGGCATCAGCAACCCGCTCACCGCCATCGAGCAGATCACCTACCTGCTGTTCATGAAACGGCTGGATGAGCTCGATCAGAAGCGTCAGGCAGATGCAAGAGATGGCTGGAGCGATCCGTATCAATCCAGGTTTGAAGGCACTTGGATTCCACCTGAGGAACGCAACTGGCCTGTGGCGGAACAGCGCCCCATCGACAAACGCACGCTTCGCTGGAGCGAATTCAAGCGCATGCAGGCCGAAGAGATGCTGCAGCACGTTCAGGGCAAGGTGTTCCCGTTTCTCAAGGACCTGAACGGCGCCGAATCCAACTTCACCCACCACATGAAGAACGCGGTCTTCATCATCCCCAAGCCCGCCCTGCTGGTGGAAGCGGTGAAGACCATCGACGACATCTTCGAAGTGATGGAGAAGGACTCGGAGGAGAAAGGACAGTCCTTCCAGGACATTCAGGGCGACGTATATGAGTACCTGCTGTCCGAGATCGCGACCGCTGGCAAGAATGGTCAGTTCCGCACCCCACGCCACATCATCAAACTGATTGTCGATCTGGTGCAGCCGCAGTTGGGTCACAAGATCGCTGACCCTGCCTGCGGCTCGGGCGGGTTTCTGTTGGGTGCGTACCAGTACATCGTCACACAGCTTGCAATCAAGGCGGGCACCAAAGACCTCAAGCCAGATGAGGATGGCTTTATCCGCACTTCGGTGGCGGCGGCATTCGATGAAAAACGGCGAGCCATCTTGTCCAACTCGCTGTGGGGCTATGACATCGACCAGACCATGGTGCGCCTTGGGCTGATGAACCTCATGATGCACGGCATCGACGAGCCGAACATCGATTACAAGGACACCCTCAGCAAGGGCTACACCGAGGAAGCTGAGTACGACATTGTGCTGGCCAACCCGCCCTTCACCGGCAGCATCGACAAGGGCGACATTAACGAAGCCCTGCAACTGGCTACCACCAAGACCGAGCTGCTGTTTGTCGAGAACATCTACCGCCTGCTGAAGAAGGGCGGAACCGCTTGCGTGATCGTGCCACAGGGCGTGTTGTTCAGCTCCGGCGGGGCCTTCAAGACGTTGCGTCAGATGTTGGTGGAGCGCTGCGACCTGAAGGCCGTGATCACCCTACCCAGCGGCGTTTTCAAACCCTACGCCGGGGTCAGCACTGCAATTTTGTTGTTCACCAAGGTCTGGGGGCCGAAAGATAAGGTGAGCAAACCGGCCACAGAGCACGTCTGGTTCTACGAAATGGCCGCCGATGGCTATTCGCTTGACGACAAGCGCAACAAGCAGAAGACGCCTGATGGAAGGGACAGCTGGGGCGACCTCCAAGACATTGTCACCCAATATCACACCCGCGATGCCGCATCTAATGCCGATCGCACCGCACAGTGCTTCATGGTGCCGCTCAGCGAGATTGCCGACGAGAAGAACAACTACGACCTTTCGCTCTCTCGCTACAAGCAGGATGTCTTCGAAGAAGTGAGCTACGACGCGCCGGGCGTGATCCTTGATCGACTGCTTCAGGCCGAGGTGGGTGAGGTGGACGACACGGAACTTACCAAGGTGCAAAGCGGTATCGTGCGCGAGTTGCTGGAATTGAAGAGGATGGTGGGATGA
- a CDS encoding DEAD/DEAH box helicase family protein has product MSKSEAQTRADLIDQQLAVAGWNVNDQTQVIEEFDILTVPTEGVAEPRTEYQGHQFSDYVLLGKDGKPLAVIEAKKTSRDAANGREQAKQYCYNVQKQLGGELPFCFYTNGHDLYFWDLENAPPRRVLGFPSRDDLERFAYIRRNRKPLTQEFINTSIAGRDYQIRAIRSVLEGIEQKKRDFLLVMATGTGKTRTCIAMVDALMRAGHAEKVLFLVDRIALREQALAAFKEHMPNEPRWPNVGEKLIATDRRVYVATYPTMLNIIRDDGQHLSPHFFDFIVVDESHRSIYNTFGEVLDYFKAITLGLTATPTDIIDHNTFQLFHCEDGIPTFAYTYEEAVNNVPPYLCNFQVMKIQTKFQMEGISKRTISLEDQKKLILQGKEVEDINFEGTQLEKQVINKGTNTLIVREFMEEAIKDANGVLPGKTIFFCATKAHARRMEEIFDKLYPQYHGELAKVLVSDDPRVYGKGGLLDQFTNNDMPRIAISVDMLDTGIDVREIVNLVFAKPVYSYTKFWQMVGRGTRLLETSKPKPWCLEKEVFLILDCWDNFEYFKLNPKGKELKPQLPLPVRLVGLRLDKIDKAKDSGHADIAEREIAKLRQQIAALPKESVVIKEAAAALTRLDDDNFWINLSHDRLELLRAEIKPLFRTVSEADFKAMRFERDLLEYSLAVLSEEKEQADTLKEGIVEQISELPLSVSFVKQEEALIRAAQTSHYWAKADEDAFDELIAKLGPLMKFREQSTGQQQTHLDLADELNRKEWVEFGPQHEAVSITRYREMVESLIVELTAHNPVLKKIKNGETVGSEEANELAELLHKEHPHITEDLLRQVYKNRKARFIQFIRHILGIEVLRSFPDEVSAAFDQFIRAHTTLSSRQMEFLDLLKGFIIEREKVEKKDLINAPFTVIHPQGIRGVFSPLEINEILQLTERLAA; this is encoded by the coding sequence ATGTCTAAGTCCGAGGCGCAAACACGAGCCGACTTGATTGACCAGCAGCTCGCGGTAGCAGGCTGGAACGTCAACGACCAGACTCAGGTCATCGAAGAATTCGACATTCTCACTGTGCCAACAGAAGGTGTGGCCGAGCCACGCACCGAATACCAGGGCCATCAGTTCAGCGACTACGTCCTGCTCGGCAAAGATGGAAAACCCTTGGCAGTGATCGAGGCCAAGAAGACTAGCCGTGATGCCGCCAATGGCCGTGAGCAGGCTAAGCAGTACTGCTACAACGTCCAGAAGCAGCTGGGCGGTGAGCTGCCGTTCTGCTTCTACACCAACGGCCATGATCTGTATTTCTGGGACTTGGAGAACGCCCCGCCACGCAGAGTGCTCGGCTTTCCCTCCCGTGACGACCTGGAGCGCTTCGCCTACATCCGCCGTAACCGCAAGCCGCTGACACAGGAATTCATCAACACCTCGATTGCCGGACGCGACTACCAGATCCGCGCGATTCGCTCGGTGCTTGAAGGCATCGAGCAGAAGAAGCGTGATTTCCTGCTTGTGATGGCCACCGGCACAGGCAAGACGCGCACCTGCATTGCCATGGTCGATGCCTTGATGCGCGCCGGGCATGCAGAAAAGGTGCTGTTTCTCGTAGACCGCATTGCGTTACGCGAGCAGGCACTGGCCGCCTTCAAGGAGCATATGCCGAACGAGCCGCGCTGGCCTAATGTGGGTGAAAAGCTGATTGCCACGGACCGCCGTGTGTATGTCGCCACCTATCCGACGATGCTGAACATCATTCGGGACGACGGGCAGCACCTGTCGCCGCATTTCTTCGATTTCATCGTCGTCGATGAGAGTCATCGCTCCATCTACAACACTTTCGGCGAAGTGCTCGACTACTTCAAAGCGATCACGCTGGGCCTGACGGCCACCCCTACCGACATCATCGACCACAACACCTTTCAGCTCTTTCATTGCGAAGACGGCATTCCCACCTTTGCCTACACCTATGAAGAGGCTGTCAATAACGTGCCGCCGTACCTCTGCAACTTCCAGGTCATGAAGATTCAGACCAAGTTCCAGATGGAAGGCATCAGTAAACGCACCATTTCCCTGGAGGATCAGAAAAAGCTGATCCTCCAAGGTAAGGAAGTCGAAGACATCAACTTCGAGGGCACCCAGCTTGAAAAGCAGGTGATCAACAAGGGCACTAACACCCTGATCGTCCGCGAATTCATGGAGGAGGCCATCAAGGACGCCAACGGCGTGCTGCCGGGCAAGACCATCTTCTTTTGCGCCACCAAGGCCCATGCCCGGCGCATGGAAGAAATCTTCGACAAGCTCTACCCGCAGTACCACGGCGAGCTTGCGAAGGTGCTGGTGTCGGATGACCCGCGCGTCTACGGCAAAGGCGGCTTGCTCGATCAGTTCACCAATAACGACATGCCTCGTATCGCCATCAGCGTGGATATGCTGGATACCGGCATCGATGTACGAGAGATCGTCAACCTGGTATTCGCCAAACCGGTCTACTCGTACACCAAGTTCTGGCAGATGGTCGGGCGCGGCACGCGCCTGCTGGAAACCAGCAAGCCCAAGCCCTGGTGCCTCGAGAAGGAAGTGTTTCTGATCCTCGATTGCTGGGACAACTTCGAATACTTCAAGCTCAACCCCAAGGGTAAGGAGCTCAAACCGCAGTTGCCGCTGCCGGTGCGACTGGTTGGCCTGCGGCTGGACAAGATCGATAAAGCCAAGGACAGCGGCCATGCCGACATCGCTGAGCGGGAGATCGCCAAGCTCCGCCAGCAGATTGCGGCGCTGCCAAAAGAGTCGGTGGTGATCAAGGAAGCCGCCGCTGCGCTGACGCGGCTGGACGACGACAACTTCTGGATCAACCTGAGCCACGACCGGCTGGAGCTCCTGCGCGCAGAAATCAAGCCGCTGTTCCGCACCGTGTCCGAGGCCGACTTCAAGGCCATGCGTTTCGAGCGCGACCTGCTGGAGTACTCGCTGGCCGTTTTGAGCGAGGAAAAGGAGCAAGCCGACACCCTCAAAGAAGGCATCGTCGAGCAGATCAGCGAACTGCCGCTCTCCGTCAGCTTTGTCAAGCAGGAAGAGGCCCTGATCCGCGCCGCGCAAACCAGCCACTACTGGGCCAAGGCAGATGAAGACGCCTTCGACGAACTGATCGCCAAACTCGGCCCGCTGATGAAGTTCCGCGAGCAATCCACTGGCCAGCAACAAACGCATCTCGATCTGGCCGATGAACTGAACAGGAAGGAATGGGTGGAGTTCGGCCCGCAGCACGAGGCGGTCAGCATCACCCGCTACCGCGAAATGGTGGAAAGCCTGATAGTCGAACTCACCGCGCACAACCCGGTGCTGAAGAAGATCAAGAACGGCGAGACAGTGGGCAGCGAAGAGGCCAACGAACTGGCCGAACTGCTGCACAAAGAACACCCGCACATCACCGAAGACCTGCTGCGCCAGGTTTACAAGAACCGCAAGGCGCGCTTCATCCAGTTCATCCGCCACATCCTGGGTATTGAAGTGCTCAGGAGCTTCCCGGACGAGGTCAGCGCCGCCTTCGACCAGTTCATTCGCGCCCACACGACGCTCAGCAGCCGGCAGATGGAGTTCCTCGACCTGTTGAAGGGCTTCATCATCGAGCGCGAAAAGGTGGAGAAGAAAGACCTGATCAACGCCCCCTTCACGGTCATCCACCCGCAAGGCATCCGTGGCGTGTTCAGCCCACTTGAAATCAACGAGATTCTGCAGCTGACCGAACGGTTGGCTGCCTAA